Proteins encoded together in one Pseudanabaena sp. BC1403 window:
- a CDS encoding MIP/aquaporin family protein, whose protein sequence is MNYKLFRSHLPEYLIEAWGLGSFMISAGFFSTIVAHPDSFINKSIPDPFLQRVLIGIAMGLTAIAIIYSPWGKQSGAHINPAVTFTFTRLGKVNPLDALFYIIFQTVGALIGVLIAALVLGRMFTYPPIAYIVTVPNTGTAIAFFAEMAIAFVMMTMVLVTSNNQRLAPYTGIFAGFLVMLYVIFESPISGFGMNPARTLASAIPSGIWTDIWIYIFAPTLGMLLASEFYVQTFTIHKVFCAKLQHRNHHRCIHCQYQDQFLQQNSKMRN, encoded by the coding sequence ATGAACTACAAACTATTTCGTAGCCATTTGCCTGAATATTTAATCGAAGCATGGGGATTAGGAAGTTTTATGATTTCTGCTGGATTTTTCAGCACGATCGTCGCTCATCCTGATTCTTTTATCAATAAGTCTATTCCCGATCCTTTTTTGCAGAGAGTTCTCATTGGGATTGCGATGGGATTAACAGCGATCGCGATTATTTACTCACCTTGGGGCAAACAATCGGGCGCGCATATCAATCCTGCTGTAACATTTACCTTTACGCGACTAGGTAAAGTTAATCCCCTTGATGCTCTGTTCTATATTATCTTCCAAACTGTGGGAGCGCTGATTGGTGTCTTAATCGCCGCATTAGTGCTGGGACGAATGTTTACCTATCCACCGATCGCCTATATCGTCACAGTTCCCAATACAGGAACAGCGATCGCTTTTTTTGCGGAAATGGCGATCGCCTTTGTAATGATGACGATGGTTTTAGTAACTAGTAATAATCAAAGGTTAGCTCCTTACACAGGCATATTCGCAGGCTTTCTAGTCATGCTTTATGTGATCTTTGAGTCGCCAATTTCAGGGTTTGGCATGAATCCAGCACGAACTCTTGCCTCGGCAATACCATCAGGAATTTGGACAGATATTTGGATTTATATTTTTGCCCCAACTTTAGGAATGCTTTTAGCATCAGAATTTTATGTGCAAACATTTACTATCCACAAAGTATTCTGTGCCAAATTACAGCACCGCAATCACCACCGTTGTATTCATTGCCAATACCA
- a CDS encoding AbrB family transcriptional regulator → MTDTVTSPLTGKALLQKAKELNNLPKREQAKKCGYFTRGKDGVDRVNLTEFYEAVLAARGFAINPEQNKDGRGREPTFRVSVHKNGQIVIGSTYTRSMGLNEGDEFEIKLGYKHIHLIQLSNEQSEDKTE, encoded by the coding sequence ATGACAGACACTGTAACTTCTCCTTTAACAGGAAAGGCACTTCTTCAAAAAGCAAAAGAGCTAAATAACTTGCCCAAGCGTGAGCAAGCTAAAAAATGTGGGTACTTCACTCGTGGAAAAGATGGAGTAGATCGCGTTAATTTGACAGAGTTTTATGAAGCGGTGCTTGCTGCAAGAGGATTTGCAATTAATCCTGAACAGAATAAAGATGGACGCGGTCGCGAACCTACGTTTCGAGTTAGCGTTCATAAAAATGGGCAAATCGTGATCGGTTCTACCTATACAAGATCAATGGGTTTAAATGAAGGCGACGAGTTTGAAATTAAGCTTGGATACAAGCACATTCATCTAATCCAGTTGAGTAATGAGCAATCAGAAGATAAGACAGAGTAG
- a CDS encoding TatD family hydrolase: protein MQLVDTHVHINFKDFQSDLEAVRDRWLSNGVTRLVHSCVSPDEFIQIQAIADQFPEVSFAVGLHPLDKSLNTTGWNPEIGDRIKSLATSDQRVVAIGETGLDFFKSDSKTAQIEAFKSQLRTARSLNLPVIIHSREASVATRQVLQEINAESPQEPVRGVMHCWAGSPEETQWFVDLGMYISFSGVVTFKNAHDLHESAKIVPSDRILVETDCPFLAPVPKRGKRNEPAYVLHVAESVAKLREVELATLALETTNNAFKLFSLS from the coding sequence ATGCAACTAGTAGACACACATGTACATATCAACTTCAAGGATTTTCAATCCGATCTTGAGGCAGTTCGCGATCGCTGGTTAAGTAATGGGGTGACGCGATTAGTTCATTCTTGTGTCAGTCCCGATGAATTTATACAAATTCAAGCGATCGCTGATCAATTTCCTGAAGTAAGTTTTGCAGTGGGTTTACATCCCTTAGACAAAAGTTTAAATACGACAGGTTGGAATCCTGAAATTGGGGATCGCATCAAGTCTTTAGCAACTAGCGATCAACGTGTGGTGGCAATTGGGGAAACGGGGTTAGATTTTTTTAAATCTGACAGTAAAACTGCTCAAATTGAAGCTTTTAAATCTCAACTGCGAACAGCGCGATCGCTAAATTTGCCAGTGATTATTCATTCACGCGAAGCCTCGGTTGCTACCCGTCAAGTCTTGCAAGAAATCAATGCAGAATCACCTCAAGAACCAGTTCGAGGCGTGATGCATTGCTGGGCTGGGAGTCCTGAGGAGACACAGTGGTTTGTAGATTTGGGGATGTATATCAGCTTTAGTGGTGTGGTCACCTTTAAGAATGCTCACGATTTGCATGAGTCCGCAAAAATTGTACCTAGCGATCGCATCTTAGTGGAGACCGATTGTCCATTTCTCGCGCCAGTTCCGAAACGCGGCAAGCGCAACGAACCAGCCTATGTGCTGCATGTAGCTGAGAGTGTTGCTAAGTTAAGGGAAGTGGAGTTAGCGACGCTAGCTTTAGAAACTACTAACAATGCTTTTAAGCTGTTTTCGCTATCCTAA